One genomic window of Luteitalea pratensis includes the following:
- a CDS encoding substrate-binding domain-containing protein: protein MKTRVTTALIGMMIAGWLSGCGSEQKSAPAPTSAPARAPGLRIAMIAKSASNPIFLSARKGAETAAKELASKHGIPIEIVWMTPTSEDGQVQAQKIAQATEEGASAILISCSDASKVTAAIDAAVARGVPVMTFDGDAAESKRFAFYGVDDEKTGETLMRELAAQIGKKGPVAILAGNPDAPNLRKRVDAIKKEAAKYPGITIVDTFHHPETVRDAAATVVSAQKAHPEIQGWVMVGGWPLSTPQLMSDLGPTKIKIVAVGALPSQLVYVDEGLAPVLLAQPTYMWGYESVQRIIDKVQLKKEVPEIITMDVVRVTKADLGSWARQLKSWGFTVPDMYVKLP, encoded by the coding sequence ATGAAGACCAGGGTGACAACCGCACTGATCGGGATGATGATCGCGGGCTGGCTGAGCGGATGCGGCAGCGAGCAGAAGAGCGCGCCGGCGCCAACATCCGCACCGGCCCGCGCTCCGGGTCTGCGGATCGCGATGATCGCGAAGAGCGCAAGCAACCCGATCTTCCTGTCGGCGCGCAAAGGCGCTGAGACTGCCGCGAAGGAACTCGCGTCCAAGCACGGCATTCCCATCGAAATCGTCTGGATGACGCCGACCAGCGAGGACGGACAGGTCCAGGCGCAGAAGATTGCACAGGCGACCGAGGAAGGCGCGAGCGCGATCCTGATTTCCTGTTCCGATGCGAGCAAGGTGACCGCCGCGATCGACGCCGCCGTGGCCCGCGGTGTGCCGGTCATGACATTCGACGGCGACGCGGCCGAGTCGAAACGCTTCGCGTTCTACGGCGTTGATGATGAGAAGACGGGGGAGACCCTGATGCGTGAACTGGCCGCCCAGATCGGCAAGAAAGGCCCGGTGGCGATACTCGCGGGGAACCCTGACGCCCCGAACCTGCGCAAGCGGGTGGACGCGATCAAGAAGGAAGCCGCAAAATATCCGGGCATCACGATCGTCGACACGTTCCACCACCCGGAAACAGTGAGGGACGCGGCCGCCACAGTGGTCAGCGCGCAGAAGGCGCACCCCGAGATCCAGGGCTGGGTGATGGTCGGCGGGTGGCCGCTCTCCACGCCGCAGCTGATGTCTGATCTCGGTCCCACGAAGATCAAGATCGTCGCCGTCGGTGCATTGCCCTCGCAGCTCGTGTATGTCGATGAGGGGCTCGCCCCAGTCCTGCTCGCCCAGCCTACATACATGTGGGGCTACGAGTCGGTCCAGCGCATCATCGACAAGGTGCAGCTCAAAAAGGAAGTTCCCGAGATCATCACGATGGATGTGGTCCGCGTGACGAAGGCCGACCTCGGATCGTGGGCGCGGCAGTTGAAGTCCTGGGGGTTCACGGTCCCGGACATGTACGTGAAGTTGCCGTGA
- a CDS encoding C1 family peptidase — protein MVRPFVESLGIAEPSAALPDAVDLRAFFPPVIDQNPLNSCTAATAAAIMSYFQRKAHDRQIEPSVLFLYKVTRNLLGLRGDSGALLRTSMHALRLFGVLPEQRWPYDPALVDVEPDTFHYLFAANYKAKAYYRLDTSGVDGEALLARLRTNLAAQLPAMFGLFAFPSLAFAAATGAVPYPARGERPTLSHALVAVGYDDGKEVRNPIDGVTRRGALRVRNSWGPQWGEAGYGWLPYAYILNGLTSDWWSVVEADFVDEGQFGFQ, from the coding sequence GTGGTTCGCCCCTTCGTCGAGAGTCTCGGCATAGCCGAGCCGTCGGCGGCGCTCCCCGATGCCGTCGACCTCAGGGCCTTCTTCCCGCCAGTCATCGATCAGAATCCCCTCAACTCATGCACGGCCGCGACGGCTGCCGCGATCATGTCGTACTTCCAACGCAAGGCACACGACCGGCAGATCGAGCCATCGGTCCTGTTTCTCTACAAAGTGACCCGGAACCTGCTGGGCCTTCGAGGTGACTCGGGAGCGCTGCTGCGCACGTCCATGCACGCGCTCCGGCTCTTCGGCGTCCTGCCGGAGCAACGGTGGCCGTACGACCCGGCTCTCGTGGACGTGGAGCCCGACACCTTTCACTATCTGTTTGCTGCCAATTACAAGGCCAAGGCCTACTACCGGCTCGACACGTCAGGTGTCGACGGCGAGGCGCTCCTTGCGCGTCTGCGTACGAACCTGGCCGCGCAGCTGCCCGCGATGTTCGGCCTGTTCGCATTCCCTTCCCTGGCGTTCGCCGCCGCGACCGGCGCGGTGCCCTATCCCGCCCGGGGCGAGCGGCCCACTCTGTCGCATGCGCTCGTGGCGGTGGGGTACGACGATGGCAAAGAGGTTCGAAACCCGATCGATGGCGTCACCAGACGCGGCGCGCTGCGGGTCCGCAATTCGTGGGGACCGCAATGGGGCGAGGCCGGATATGGGTGGTTGCCCTATGCCTACATCCTCAACGGCCTGACATCTGACTGGTGGTCCGTCGTCGAAGCGGACTTCGTCGATGAAGGTCAGTTCGGGTTCCAGTGA
- a CDS encoding phosphotransferase, whose protein sequence is MNNSKIHVVHELIRRGLMQKSEIIDGGLTVADSTSRHRNSLVMRKAGAGYFVKEAVPTQPMSVQTLMREAATYALVQQANGTLAPLAAMMPRCHVWDPVQRLLVLELLPGAENLAAHARRTNRFSETLAAQFGCALATYHGRAAGTLTQTTHGHIFPGMIPWALTISQQTQSSVLNLSGANAQMLSLVQRYPNFPKRLDALQASWRRDTLIHGDMKFENCVLAYTNGTDQEPEIKVVDWEIADLGDPRWDAGSMLQSWLSCWIFSMPADGVVNDPEQLVARAHYPLEAMQPAMRAFWRAYAETMGVSGTAERDLLDTCISFGAARMIQTVFESMYQMTQLTPHAIFMLQVSLNILEEPRAAVSELMAL, encoded by the coding sequence ATGAACAACTCGAAAATCCACGTTGTCCACGAGCTCATCCGACGCGGCCTGATGCAGAAGTCGGAGATCATCGACGGTGGCCTGACCGTCGCCGACTCCACCAGCAGGCATCGCAATTCGCTGGTGATGCGCAAGGCTGGAGCGGGGTACTTCGTAAAGGAGGCTGTACCGACGCAGCCGATGTCGGTTCAAACGCTGATGCGCGAGGCGGCGACGTACGCGCTCGTGCAACAGGCCAACGGCACATTGGCACCGCTGGCGGCGATGATGCCGCGCTGTCACGTGTGGGATCCGGTTCAGCGCCTGCTCGTCCTCGAACTTCTGCCAGGCGCCGAGAACCTTGCGGCCCACGCCCGGCGCACGAACCGTTTCTCGGAAACACTCGCGGCGCAGTTCGGCTGCGCCCTCGCCACCTATCATGGCCGCGCCGCCGGTACGCTCACGCAGACGACGCACGGACACATCTTCCCGGGCATGATTCCGTGGGCGCTGACCATTTCGCAGCAGACGCAGTCGTCGGTCTTGAATCTGAGCGGTGCCAATGCGCAGATGCTCTCGCTGGTGCAACGTTATCCAAACTTTCCGAAACGTCTGGACGCGCTGCAAGCGTCGTGGCGCCGCGACACCCTGATTCACGGCGACATGAAGTTCGAGAACTGCGTGCTGGCGTACACGAACGGGACGGACCAGGAGCCGGAGATCAAGGTCGTCGACTGGGAGATTGCCGATCTTGGTGACCCGCGCTGGGACGCGGGCTCGATGCTGCAATCGTGGCTCTCCTGCTGGATCTTCTCGATGCCTGCCGACGGGGTGGTCAATGACCCCGAACAGCTGGTGGCGCGCGCACACTACCCGCTGGAGGCGATGCAGCCGGCCATGCGAGCGTTCTGGCGAGCGTATGCCGAGACCATGGGCGTCAGCGGGACAGCGGAGCGGGACCTGCTCGACACCTGCATCAGCTTCGGCGCCGCTCGCATGATCCAGACCGTCTTCGAGTCGATGTACCAGATGACGCAGTTGACACCGCATGCGATCTTCATGCTGCAGGTCAGCCTCAACATCCTCGAAGAGCCGCGCGCGGCCGTTTCCGAACTGATGGCCCTGTGA
- a CDS encoding T3SS effector HopA1 family protein, with product MTVHAPPHSLNVDAALMAALRELTILSPYEYSFAGQSIRVAEQPSLAAGGTVSPQEAMLGALQAQFYGSVYNRTFAGRTIPQAPSRLTNMTNELSRANPGRERWDHGWQVYQVMPNGVVQAHKHGNAQMFYPGQYIPLGGTTGSQVSVQNGAIVSAYLAKELRNFQDGFYVVLSENVQPFYEQTTLVRIYWHLRPEGAVPMVRELISRFNRFQVPFRFKCLAYPELYDRFDAGVLFVGRRQWDITALLVEELYTKLVDYLKPEVPLFSKRLAPGLAFAEDPGNGESFGTSRCRLIAEGVWTSYQRGVHTESARLEHIVDAFVRAGIPPERPWLNPGSVDIYDVRVT from the coding sequence ATGACGGTTCACGCACCACCACACTCGCTCAACGTGGATGCTGCCTTGATGGCGGCGCTGCGCGAACTCACCATCCTGTCTCCTTACGAGTACTCGTTCGCGGGACAGTCGATTCGGGTTGCCGAGCAGCCCAGCCTGGCTGCGGGCGGGACGGTCTCGCCGCAAGAGGCGATGCTCGGTGCGCTTCAGGCACAGTTCTACGGCAGTGTCTACAATCGGACGTTCGCTGGCCGGACGATCCCGCAAGCGCCGTCGCGGTTGACGAACATGACCAACGAGCTCTCACGCGCCAATCCGGGCCGTGAGCGATGGGACCATGGATGGCAGGTCTATCAAGTCATGCCGAACGGCGTCGTCCAGGCGCACAAGCACGGCAACGCGCAGATGTTCTATCCGGGTCAGTACATTCCGCTCGGTGGGACGACCGGGTCGCAGGTGTCGGTCCAGAACGGCGCGATTGTCAGCGCCTATCTGGCCAAGGAACTGCGCAACTTCCAGGATGGTTTCTACGTGGTGCTCAGCGAGAACGTGCAGCCGTTCTACGAGCAGACCACCCTTGTCCGCATCTACTGGCATCTGCGCCCCGAAGGCGCCGTGCCGATGGTTCGCGAGCTGATCTCCCGCTTCAACCGCTTTCAGGTGCCGTTCCGCTTCAAGTGCCTGGCCTATCCCGAGCTCTACGATCGCTTCGACGCGGGCGTGCTGTTCGTTGGCAGACGTCAGTGGGACATCACCGCGCTGCTCGTCGAGGAGCTCTACACGAAGCTCGTGGACTATCTGAAGCCAGAGGTGCCGTTGTTCTCGAAACGCCTGGCGCCCGGGTTGGCGTTCGCGGAGGATCCAGGCAACGGCGAAAGTTTCGGAACGTCGCGTTGTCGCCTGATCGCCGAAGGCGTGTGGACGTCGTATCAACGCGGCGTTCACACGGAATCAGCGCGCCTCGAGCACATCGTCGACGCATTTGTCCGCGCCGGCATACCGCCCGAACGTCCTTGGCTCAATCCAGGCTCGGTCGACATCTATGACGTTCGCGTCACTTGA
- a CDS encoding lanthionine synthetase LanC family protein gives MTFASLDPAAVRDAALRAADRIGARLVRDAVRDGPRAAWLGDHMEPVNNQWAVALKASGPDLYSGTPGIAMFLARLHERTGERLFSLTAEAALEQCLSQLESIPQESRAAVWSGWAGIAWALLDTGASLGRAQWTDRGLELVDRITRLDPAAGMLDVMSGSAGVIPFLLDVHRRYDRPAALAAAVRHGEALLAAANRSERGWSWTTLPPTAGFENRDLCGLSHGASGIALALLELAQATGDSRFSSAAEHGIAYEQQWFSPEHSNWPDFREMAPNTPVAQWGYSTTWCHGAAGIALARLRAWQLTNRPDYRQQAEAALYTTAVNVETAAPAGGSWCLCHGTAGNADILLVGAEILGDPSWRLPACQAAIRGIETYENAQLPWPPGVTGGSDNPGLMLGNAGTGWFFLRLAAPEIVSSVLLFSGQSQGEHSS, from the coding sequence ATGACGTTCGCGTCACTTGATCCTGCTGCGGTGCGGGATGCCGCGCTCCGTGCCGCCGATCGAATCGGCGCCCGCCTCGTGCGAGACGCCGTCCGCGACGGTCCTCGCGCCGCCTGGCTGGGCGATCATATGGAGCCGGTGAACAACCAGTGGGCTGTGGCGCTGAAGGCGTCCGGTCCCGATCTGTACAGCGGCACGCCCGGTATCGCGATGTTCCTGGCGCGGTTGCACGAGCGCACCGGCGAGCGGCTCTTCTCGCTCACCGCCGAGGCCGCCCTCGAACAATGCCTGTCGCAACTGGAGTCCATCCCGCAGGAGTCGAGGGCCGCGGTCTGGTCCGGCTGGGCGGGCATCGCATGGGCGCTGCTCGACACGGGCGCCTCGCTGGGCCGTGCACAGTGGACCGATCGCGGCCTCGAGCTGGTGGACCGCATCACGCGTCTCGATCCTGCTGCCGGCATGCTGGACGTCATGAGCGGGAGCGCTGGCGTCATTCCATTCCTGCTCGACGTGCACAGACGGTACGATCGGCCCGCGGCCCTTGCCGCCGCAGTACGCCACGGCGAGGCGTTACTCGCCGCCGCGAATCGCTCGGAGCGCGGCTGGTCGTGGACAACGCTGCCTCCCACCGCGGGGTTCGAGAACCGCGACCTGTGTGGACTGTCACACGGGGCATCAGGGATCGCGCTGGCGCTGTTGGAACTCGCGCAGGCCACCGGCGACTCCCGGTTCAGCAGCGCCGCCGAGCATGGCATCGCGTACGAACAACAGTGGTTTTCTCCCGAACACAGCAACTGGCCGGACTTTCGGGAGATGGCACCGAACACGCCCGTGGCACAGTGGGGTTACTCGACGACCTGGTGTCACGGGGCCGCCGGCATCGCGCTGGCGCGACTTCGGGCGTGGCAGTTGACCAACCGGCCGGACTACCGCCAGCAGGCCGAAGCCGCCCTATACACGACTGCTGTCAACGTCGAGACCGCAGCCCCGGCTGGCGGAAGCTGGTGTCTCTGTCATGGCACCGCCGGCAATGCCGACATACTCCTCGTCGGCGCGGAGATTCTTGGGGATCCTTCATGGCGCCTTCCCGCGTGTCAGGCGGCGATTCGCGGCATCGAGACGTACGAGAATGCCCAACTGCCCTGGCCGCCGGGCGTGACCGGGGGCAGCGACAATCCGGGTCTGATGCTGGGGAACGCCGGAACGGGCTGGTTTTTTCTGCGCCTCGCGGCGCCGGAGATCGTGTCATCCGTGCTGTTGTTTTCTGGTCAGTCCCAGGGGGAACACTCGTCGTAA
- a CDS encoding protein kinase domain-containing protein: MTSPALTASGVILGTAAYMSPEQAKGRPTDKRSDIWAFGCVLFEMLTGERAFPADDVAEALAAVLKTEPDWSALPADMPPLARRLVQRCLEKNVSARVPDIAVALFELSELATAWPTTQATAAPRRGRTRWLVAAASLAAALASGVGVWLWLRPDGSATLHAPVTRLALVPPSGVQFADVPYPLAITPDGRRIVFVGEKNGVRQFYVRSLDSLDAQLIPGTEGIDPRVTLSPDGRSLLAFDLRNRTLKKVPIDGGTAESICQLPGATLGVVRGASWGRGGNIVFAMEPEPGLMIVRDTGGVAQRLTKAAEGDVHGRPQFLPDGKRVLFTGIRAQGGLFVASTDTREVRSVMPAPFAQYVANGHLLFLRDGTLWVVKFDVNALQPIGDASPLAEAVSFVFPGGPARMSVSDDGRLVYMVGAAVTGRATRESSLMLVDTAAGRESPLPNIPPGPYAFVRISPTGDKIAVGTNPGAAARVKVYDTRRSVMTPITADTRSGRPLWADRETLVFEQIRGGAAAVYSQRADGTGQATLVWTPSAGGWTYAPNARLPDGRLIVSRARLGSYGIYREQDLLLATPGNPAATPLLASTANEANGAVSPNGEWIAYESDRTGRYEVWLERFPQMTERQPVSTTGGASPVWSIDGKRLFYMSNDGRQVFEVQVSSRQGPALTVSKPRLRVQGDYMAPLWGYRRFDVMPDGNQFVLLKPAAEDRGTPLEAVVVEGWFDELRRRLP; the protein is encoded by the coding sequence ATTACCAGTCCTGCGCTGACGGCGAGCGGCGTCATTCTCGGCACGGCCGCCTACATGAGCCCCGAACAGGCGAAAGGACGTCCGACAGACAAACGATCGGATATCTGGGCGTTCGGCTGCGTACTATTCGAGATGCTCACGGGTGAACGCGCGTTTCCCGCCGATGACGTCGCGGAAGCGCTCGCGGCGGTGCTCAAGACCGAACCCGACTGGAGCGCACTGCCCGCCGACATGCCGCCCCTTGCGCGCCGCCTTGTGCAGCGATGCCTGGAAAAGAATGTCAGCGCGCGCGTTCCTGATATCGCCGTCGCGCTGTTCGAGCTGTCCGAGCTGGCGACGGCGTGGCCAACGACACAAGCAACAGCGGCTCCGCGCAGAGGACGAACGCGGTGGCTCGTCGCGGCGGCGAGTCTTGCCGCAGCACTTGCGTCGGGCGTCGGCGTCTGGTTGTGGCTTCGACCGGATGGCAGCGCCACCTTACACGCGCCTGTGACCCGCCTGGCGCTCGTGCCGCCGTCCGGCGTGCAGTTTGCGGACGTGCCATATCCACTGGCAATTACGCCGGATGGCCGTCGAATCGTTTTTGTCGGTGAGAAGAATGGCGTCAGGCAGTTCTACGTCAGATCGTTGGACAGTCTTGACGCACAGCTCATTCCAGGCACCGAAGGCATCGATCCGCGCGTAACACTCTCGCCGGATGGGCGATCGCTGCTTGCGTTCGATCTGCGCAACCGGACGCTGAAGAAAGTGCCGATCGATGGCGGAACAGCGGAATCGATTTGCCAACTGCCGGGCGCCACACTCGGGGTTGTGAGAGGCGCGTCGTGGGGCCGCGGCGGCAACATCGTCTTTGCCATGGAGCCTGAGCCGGGGCTGATGATCGTGCGCGACACCGGTGGAGTTGCGCAACGGCTCACCAAGGCCGCCGAAGGCGACGTTCACGGGCGACCACAGTTTCTACCGGACGGCAAACGGGTATTGTTCACGGGCATTCGGGCTCAAGGTGGACTTTTTGTCGCCAGTACCGATACCCGAGAAGTTCGTTCGGTGATGCCAGCACCTTTCGCGCAATACGTGGCGAACGGGCATTTGCTCTTCCTCCGGGACGGCACGTTGTGGGTGGTGAAGTTTGACGTGAATGCCTTGCAGCCCATCGGCGATGCTTCGCCGCTCGCCGAGGCAGTGTCATTTGTTTTTCCTGGTGGACCGGCGCGCATGAGCGTTTCGGACGACGGAAGGCTTGTGTACATGGTTGGGGCGGCAGTGACTGGTCGCGCTACGCGCGAATCGTCGTTGATGCTCGTTGACACAGCAGCAGGACGTGAATCGCCACTCCCCAACATTCCGCCGGGCCCGTACGCGTTTGTTCGCATCTCGCCGACCGGAGACAAGATCGCGGTTGGCACCAACCCGGGGGCGGCAGCGCGCGTAAAGGTGTACGACACGCGCCGCAGTGTCATGACACCGATCACAGCTGATACACGAAGCGGGCGTCCACTCTGGGCAGATCGAGAGACCCTGGTGTTCGAGCAGATCCGCGGTGGCGCGGCTGCGGTGTACTCGCAACGCGCCGACGGCACCGGTCAGGCGACGCTGGTGTGGACACCGAGCGCCGGCGGATGGACGTATGCGCCAAATGCGCGATTGCCGGATGGACGTCTCATTGTTTCGAGGGCGCGCCTTGGTTCGTATGGCATCTACCGTGAACAGGATCTGCTACTGGCGACGCCGGGGAATCCGGCGGCAACGCCACTACTGGCCTCCACTGCCAATGAGGCAAATGGAGCGGTGTCACCGAACGGCGAGTGGATTGCGTACGAGTCGGATCGAACCGGACGCTACGAAGTGTGGCTCGAACGCTTTCCTCAGATGACCGAGCGGCAACCCGTGTCCACGACGGGCGGCGCGTCTCCGGTCTGGTCGATCGACGGCAAGCGGTTGTTCTACATGTCGAACGATGGCCGACAGGTATTCGAAGTGCAAGTGTCCTCACGACAGGGACCGGCACTCACGGTTTCTAAGCCGCGGTTACGAGTCCAGGGAGACTACATGGCTCCGCTGTGGGGTTATCGGCGCTTCGACGTGATGCCGGATGGCAATCAGTTCGTGTTGCTGAAGCCGGCAGCTGAAGATCGAGGCACTCCTCTTGAAGCCGTTGTTGTGGAAGGCTGGTTTGATGAGCTGAGACGACGCCTACCCTAG
- a CDS encoding serine/threonine-protein kinase, producing the protein MVALLGSGGMGEVYRARDTHLGRSVALKILPEAFATDSDRIARFVREAQTLAALNHPSIAQIYGVVERHPSSDTSGRALVIELVEGETLADRIARAPIPFDETVPIARQIADALAAAHAVGIVHRDLKPANIKIRADGVVKVLDFGLAKVDAPPPSVRSPVRRRLPVLR; encoded by the coding sequence GTGGTGGCGCTCCTCGGGTCCGGCGGCATGGGCGAGGTCTATCGCGCGCGCGATACACACCTCGGTCGTTCGGTCGCGCTGAAGATCCTGCCGGAGGCGTTCGCGACCGATAGTGATCGGATCGCGCGTTTTGTCCGCGAGGCTCAGACACTCGCTGCACTCAATCATCCTTCAATCGCGCAAATCTACGGCGTCGTCGAGCGGCACCCGTCTTCAGACACCAGCGGCCGTGCGCTCGTGATCGAGCTGGTCGAGGGGGAAACGCTCGCTGATCGCATTGCGCGCGCCCCGATTCCGTTTGACGAGACGGTACCGATTGCCCGCCAGATCGCCGACGCGCTCGCCGCGGCGCACGCCGTCGGAATCGTCCATCGCGATCTCAAACCTGCGAATATCAAGATTCGTGCCGATGGCGTCGTCAAGGTGCTCGACTTTGGTTTGGCCAAAGTTGATGCGCCACCGCCAAGCGTTCGGTCGCCAGTGCGACGACGATTACCAGTCCTGCGCTGA
- a CDS encoding isocitrate lyase/phosphoenolpyruvate mutase family protein yields the protein MEPPKNNLDQALPPTTIATKAVPSRAALDARRGAVRALHAAGCFVIPNPWDAGSARYLRQLGFPALATTSAGFAFSQGLLDSETAVVRDRTLRHIADIVSAVDVPVSADFTSGYGLEPRDVAESVSRCVATGRGAIERSRAALRLDSEVQVLRNCYTSLTPREREVMALVVSGLLNKQVGGELGISEITVKAHRGQVMRKMKADSLPHLVTMAGRLGPRSAEH from the coding sequence ATGGAGCCTCCGAAGAACAATCTCGACCAGGCGTTACCGCCGACGACCATTGCAACAAAGGCCGTGCCGTCCCGGGCCGCTCTCGACGCGCGAAGAGGCGCTGTCCGAGCCCTGCACGCCGCCGGTTGCTTCGTGATCCCCAATCCATGGGACGCCGGGTCGGCGCGGTACCTGCGGCAGCTCGGATTCCCCGCGCTGGCCACGACTAGCGCAGGCTTTGCCTTCTCTCAGGGGTTGCTTGACTCCGAGACCGCGGTTGTCCGCGATCGCACCCTGCGCCACATCGCCGACATCGTGTCTGCAGTCGACGTACCGGTCAGCGCCGACTTTACGTCCGGATACGGGCTCGAGCCGCGCGACGTCGCGGAAAGCGTGTCGCGCTGCGTCGCGACGGGTCGCGGTGCCATCGAGCGGAGTCGCGCCGCGCTCCGTCTCGACTCGGAGGTTCAAGTCTTGAGGAACTGCTATACGTCATTGACGCCCCGCGAACGCGAGGTGATGGCATTGGTCGTGTCCGGGCTGTTGAACAAGCAGGTCGGTGGCGAACTCGGCATCAGCGAGATCACCGTGAAGGCGCACAGAGGTCAGGTGATGCGGAAGATGAAGGCCGACTCGCTCCCACACCTGGTAACGATGGCCGGACGCCTCGGCCCCCGGTCCGCCGAGCACTGA
- a CDS encoding thioredoxin yields MPATRVFGRRTFLGSAVMTLAVIGVHTPEFAFEKDLDNVRRAMQHMNIGFPIALDNHYVLWRAFDNHHWPALYLLDAGGRVRYRHFGEGEYERSEKAMQRLLGASGATGDDRGIVSVMATGFELAADWPSLKSPEIYLGHDRSEGFASPGGASLAKRRAYKVPARLDLNRWALDGEWTMESQPTILGSAPGRIVCQFHARDVHLVMGPLHRDGRVRFRVSVDGQPPGPARGVDVDDRGAGTVIEQRLYQLVRQPGLIVDRTFEIEFLDGGVEAFAFTFG; encoded by the coding sequence ATGCCAGCGACACGCGTCTTCGGCCGACGCACATTTCTTGGCTCGGCGGTGATGACGCTGGCCGTGATCGGCGTGCACACACCCGAGTTCGCCTTCGAGAAGGACCTCGACAACGTGCGTCGCGCGATGCAGCACATGAACATCGGCTTCCCGATCGCGCTCGACAACCACTACGTCCTCTGGCGGGCGTTCGACAACCACCACTGGCCCGCGCTCTACCTCCTCGACGCGGGCGGACGCGTCCGCTACCGCCACTTCGGCGAGGGCGAGTACGAGCGGTCGGAGAAGGCCATGCAGCGACTGCTCGGAGCCTCCGGCGCCACGGGCGACGACCGCGGCATCGTGTCGGTCATGGCGACGGGATTCGAGCTGGCCGCCGATTGGCCGAGCCTGAAATCTCCCGAGATCTACCTCGGGCATGACCGCAGCGAGGGCTTCGCATCGCCGGGCGGCGCGTCGTTGGCAAAGCGCCGCGCCTACAAGGTCCCGGCGCGGCTGGATCTCAATCGTTGGGCCCTCGACGGCGAGTGGACGATGGAAAGCCAGCCGACGATCCTCGGCAGCGCCCCTGGACGGATCGTCTGCCAATTTCACGCGCGCGACGTCCACCTGGTCATGGGGCCGCTGCATCGCGATGGCCGGGTGCGCTTTCGCGTCTCGGTCGACGGTCAGCCGCCAGGTCCTGCGCGCGGCGTGGACGTCGACGACCGCGGCGCCGGCACGGTCATCGAGCAGCGCTTGTATCAACTGGTCCGGCAACCCGGGCTCATCGTCGATCGGACCTTCGAGATCGAGTTCCTCGACGGCGGCGTAGAGGCGTTCGCATTCACGTTCGGCTGA
- a CDS encoding cupin domain-containing protein produces the protein MLVPGTTARIWAVAILAAVGVVVGSAVTVSVAQAPQQGIRRIDLQRHDLGVPGREVVQVRVELDAGVAFGRHSHPGEEIVNVLEGSLEYQIDGKPPVTLKAGGVLFIPAGMVHAAKNVGSGSGVELATYIVEKGKPLLVMAR, from the coding sequence ATGCTCGTTCCTGGGACAACAGCGCGCATCTGGGCGGTGGCGATCCTTGCCGCGGTTGGCGTGGTCGTCGGCAGCGCCGTGACGGTGTCCGTGGCGCAGGCACCGCAGCAGGGAATCCGGCGAATCGACCTTCAACGGCACGATCTGGGCGTCCCCGGACGCGAAGTCGTGCAAGTGCGCGTCGAGCTGGATGCCGGCGTGGCGTTTGGCCGGCATTCGCATCCCGGCGAAGAGATTGTCAATGTCCTGGAAGGCTCGTTGGAGTACCAGATCGACGGCAAGCCGCCAGTGACCCTCAAGGCCGGCGGCGTCCTGTTCATTCCTGCAGGTATGGTCCACGCGGCGAAAAACGTCGGCAGCGGCAGCGGCGTGGAACTCGCCACGTACATCGTCGAGAAGGGCAAGCCGCTGCTCGTCATGGCCAGGTAG
- a CDS encoding VOC family protein — MSSPELVKGDAAPTAATVDLKLEVVVIPVSDVDRSKRFYESLGWRMDGDFTNGPDWRGVQMTPPGSPCSIHFGKGITAAEPGSSKNPYLIVSNMEMARTELIGRGADVSEPFHFASIGGPRLPGRDPDAHSYNTYATFSDPDGNSWLLQEITTRLPGRGFSSLDVATLTELLKDAENGHGQFEPTAPKHHWSDWYAAYIVARGEGKTSEEAAAAGTRHIDAVLR; from the coding sequence ATGAGCAGCCCAGAATTGGTCAAGGGCGACGCCGCCCCGACCGCCGCGACGGTCGATCTGAAACTCGAGGTCGTCGTCATTCCGGTGTCCGACGTCGATCGGTCCAAGCGTTTCTACGAGAGCCTGGGGTGGCGGATGGATGGCGACTTCACCAACGGGCCTGACTGGCGCGGGGTGCAGATGACGCCTCCCGGATCACCGTGCTCGATTCACTTCGGCAAGGGCATCACGGCGGCGGAACCGGGCTCGAGCAAGAACCCGTACCTGATCGTGTCCAACATGGAGATGGCCCGGACGGAACTCATCGGCCGTGGCGCCGACGTGAGCGAGCCGTTCCACTTCGCCAGCATCGGGGGCCCGCGCCTGCCCGGGCGCGACCCAGACGCACACTCCTACAACACCTATGCAACGTTCAGCGATCCCGACGGCAACAGCTGGCTGCTCCAGGAGATCACGACACGGCTTCCCGGCCGGGGATTCAGCAGCCTCGACGTCGCGACCCTGACTGAACTGCTGAAGGACGCCGAGAACGGGCACGGCCAGTTCGAACCGACCGCGCCGAAGCACCACTGGTCGGATTGGTACGCCGCCTACATCGTCGCGCGTGGCGAAGGCAAGACGTCCGAGGAAGCGGCCGCGGCCGGCACTCGCCACATCGACGCCGTCCTGCGGTGA